CGTGCGACCGGCCGGTCCGGTGGCACGGAGGGCGGCCTGTCCACGGGTGAGCTGCTGCGCGTACGGGCGGCGATGAAGCCGATCGCGACCGTGCCGCGCGCCCTGCAGACCGTCGACGTGGTCACCGGTGAGGCCACGCAGGCCCACCACCAGCGTTCCGACGTGTGTGCGGTCCCGGCAGCCGGGATCGTCGCCGAGGCGATGGTGGCCCTCGTGCTGGCCGACGCGGTCGTGGAGAAGTTCGGCGGGGACAGCGTGCCCGAGACGCGCCGCAACGTGGAGTCCTACCTCGAACACCTGATCGTCCGGTGAGCGCGGTGCAGATCGTACTGGTCGGGCCCATGGGTGTCGGCAAGTCCACCGTCGGGCGGCTGCTGGCCGGGCGGCTCGACTGCGCGTACCGGGACACGGACGACGACATCGTCGCGGAGCAGGGCCGCACGATCGCCGACATCTTCGTCGACGAGGGCGAGCCGGCCTTCCGGGCCGTCGAGAAGCAGGCCGTCCAGCGGGCGCTGGCCGAGCACGACGGCGTCCTCGCCCTCGGCGGCGGCTCGATCCTCGACGAGGACACCCGCGAGCTGCTGGCCGGGCACCGGGTCGTGTACCTGTCGATGGACGTCGAGGAAGCCGTCCAGCGCACCGGCCTGAACGCGGCCCGCCCCCTGCTGGCGGTCAACCCGCGCCGGCAGTGGCGGGAGCTGATGGAAGCCCGTCGCCACCTGTACACGGAGGTCGCCGACGCGGTCGTCGCCACCGATGGCCGTACGCCCGAAGAGGTCACCCAAGCCGTCCTGGACGCACTGGAGTTGAAGTCAGCATGAGTAGCGAGGCAGTGACGCGGATCCAGGTCGGAGGCACGGCGGGCAGCGACCCGTACGAGGTCCTGATCGGCCGCCAGCTCCTGGAGGAGCTGGGCGGGCTGATCGGGCCCAGGACGAAGCGGGTCGCGGTGATCCACCCCGAGGCGCTCGCCGAGACGGGTGAGGCGCTGCGCGCCGACCTGGCGGGCCAGGGCTTCGAGACGGTCGCCATCCAGGTGCCGAACGCGGAGGAGGCCAAGACCGCAGAGGTGGCCGCCTACTGCTGGAAGGCGCTCGGACAGTCCAACTTCACCCGCACCGACGTCGTCGTCGGCGTCGGCGGCGGGGCGACCACCGACCTGGCCGGCTTCGTGGCCGCGACCTGGCTGCGCGGAGTGCGCTGGATCGCGATCCCGACGACGGTACTGGCGATGGTGGACGCGGCGGTCGGCGGCAAGACCGGCATCAACACCGCCGAGGGCAAGAACCTCGTCGGCTCCTTCCACCCGCCCGCCGGTGTGCTCTGCGACCTGGCGGCGCTGGACTCCCTCCCGGTCAACGACTACGTGTCGGGGCTCGCGGAGATCATCAAGGCCGGCTTCATCGCCGACCCGGTGATCCTTGAGCTGATCGAGTCCGACCCGCAGGCCGCCCGCACCCCGGCCGGTCCGCACACCGCCGAGCTGATCGAGCGGTCGATCAAGGTGAAGGCGGAGGTCGTCTCCTCGGACCTCAAGGAGTCGGGCCTGCGCGAGATCCTGAACTACGGTCACACGCTCGCGCACGCCATCGAGAAGAACGAGCGCTACCAGTGGCGGCACGGCGCGGCCGTCTCCGTCGGTATGCACTTCGCGGCCGAACTGGGCCGCCTCGCGGGCAGGTTGGACGACGCCACGGCCGACCGGCACCGCACGGTCCTGGAGTCCGTGGGCCTGCCGCTGCACTACCGCTACGACCAGTGGCCCAAGCTGCTGGAGACGATGAAGCTCGACAAGAAGTCCCGGGGCGACCTGCTGCGGTTCATCGTCCTCGACGGGCTGGCCAAGCCGACCGTCCTGGAAGGACCCGACCCGGCCGTCCTCCTCGCCGCCTACGGCGAAGTGGGGCAGTAGCTCCCCACTCGGGCGGTTGGCCCGATTCGCCTGTGGCGGCGGGCACTTCGGGCCGTTCCGGGCCGTTCACCAAACGGCGGCCCGGGACGGTACCGTTCGGTTGCGAGCGGGGTCCGTGCCCCGTCGGCCAGCGCCGATCGCCTGTACGAGATGGAGTGGCACCGGATGCAGGACGCAGTGGGGTCTCCGCTGCCGCCGCCCCACCAGCCGGGGCAAGGACCGGGCGCCGACTGGTCGTCGGCCGCCCCGCACGCGGGGCAGCAACACCCGGGCGTACACCCGGGTTCCGCACCCCCGAGCCGGCCACCGGCTCCGGCCCCGGTCTACACCGGGGGAGTCCCCTCGGGACCGGGTCCGCAGGCCCAGCATCCGCCCGTCCCGCAGCACGCTCCCGTGCCTCAGCATGCCCCGGTGCCGCCTGCGCCCGACACCACCGGCCATGTGCGGCTGCCGCAGGGCGACTTCGTCCCGACACCGGGCCCGCCGCCCGCCACGGGACCGGTCGACCCGGCCTCCGCGCCCCTCGCCGTGCTGCTGATCGGCCCAGCGGGCGCCGGGAAGACGAGTGTCGCGAAGTACTGGGCCGACCATCGCCGGGTGCCCACCGCGCACATCAGCCTCGACGACGTACGCGAATGGGTCCGCTCGGGCTTCGCCGACCCGCAGTCGGGGTGGAACGACCATTCCGAGGCGCAGTATCGTCTCGCCCGCCGCACCTGCGGCTTCGCCGCGCGCAACTTCCTGGCCAACGGCATCTCCTGCATCCTCGACGACGCGGTCTTCCCCGACCGCCCGGTCGTCGGCCTCGGTGGCTGGAAGCGGCACGTCGGGCCCGGTCTGCTGCCGGTCGTGCTGCTGCCCGGCCTGGAGATCGTCCTGGAGCGCAACGCCGAGCGCTCCGGCAACCGCCGCCTCCCGGACGAGGAGGTCGCCCGCATCCACGGCAGGATGGCGGGCTGGTACGGCTCCGGGCTCCCGATCGTCGACAACTCCCAGCTCGACGTACCGGCGACGGCACGGGTGCTGGACGAGGTCCTGGCGCGACTGCTGGCCAGCCCGCCCAAGTGGTAGACGGGCGGTGCGGGTGGGAAGCGGGGCAGGGTACGCCCGGCCCCGGGCGGGTGCCTGCCGGACAGCGAGTGCCGGTCGCCGGGTCCGGGTGGGCCGAACGGGTGATCGCCCCCGCCGCCCCTACCCGTCCCGTCCCTGGGGGCTGCGCCCCCAGACCCCCGCTGTCGGCCTGAACGGCCTCGTCCTCAAACGCCGGACGGGCTGAAGATCAGCCCCTCCGGCGTTTGAGGAGCGGGGTCTGGGGCGGAGCCCCAGAAGGACGGGACGGGCAGGGGCGGCGGGGGCGAAAGACCTGCGGCCAGCCTCCTCGCCCCCGCTGGTGACCCCCGCCGCCCGGTCGGCCCTCTCCGACCGGCGCGGTTCCAGCCGCGCTCTTACGCTCGGGGCATGTCAGAGGTGTACGCGGCGCGCAGAGCGCGGCTTCGGGAGCGGTGTCACGCGGGCGGCAGTGCGGGAGCGCTGGTCTCCCGTGCCGCCAATGTGCGGTATCTCGCGGGCGCGGCCCCGCAGGGAGCCGTACTGCTGCTGGGAAAGCGTGAGGACCTGCTCGTGTGGGCGGGGCCCGAGGACGACCGGGCCCCCGAGGGCGGCCGTCCGGACGAGGCCCTGCGCGTGCACGCCCTGTCCGCGACCGGCGGCGACCCGGCGGTCGCCGCCGCGGATCTCGCCGCCGCCCAGGGCGCCGACTCCCTCGCCGTCGAGGAGCACCACCTGACCGTGGCCCGGCACAGGGCCATCGGCTCGGTCGCGCCCCGGCTGCGCCTCACCGACCTCGGCGGCGCCGTCGAGCAGCTCCGGCTGGTCAAGGACGAGGAGGAGATCGCCTGTCTGCGGATCGCCGCCGAGATCACCGACCAGGCACTGGGCGAGCTGCTGGAGTCCATCCTCGTCGGGCGTACGGAGAGGCATCTCGCCCTCGAACTGGAACGGCGGCTCGTCGATCACGGCGCCGACGGGCCCGCGTTCGCGACCGCCGTCGCCACCGGGCCGCACTCCGGCCGCCGGGGGCATCGGCCCACCGATCGGCGCGTGGAAGAAGGAGACTTCCTCTCTGTTTGTCTCGGCGCCGTCTACCGCGGAT
The DNA window shown above is from Streptomyces sp. NBC_01451 and carries:
- the aroB gene encoding 3-dehydroquinate synthase, with translation MSSEAVTRIQVGGTAGSDPYEVLIGRQLLEELGGLIGPRTKRVAVIHPEALAETGEALRADLAGQGFETVAIQVPNAEEAKTAEVAAYCWKALGQSNFTRTDVVVGVGGGATTDLAGFVAATWLRGVRWIAIPTTVLAMVDAAVGGKTGINTAEGKNLVGSFHPPAGVLCDLAALDSLPVNDYVSGLAEIIKAGFIADPVILELIESDPQAARTPAGPHTAELIERSIKVKAEVVSSDLKESGLREILNYGHTLAHAIEKNERYQWRHGAAVSVGMHFAAELGRLAGRLDDATADRHRTVLESVGLPLHYRYDQWPKLLETMKLDKKSRGDLLRFIVLDGLAKPTVLEGPDPAVLLAAYGEVGQ
- a CDS encoding Pro-rich N-terminal domain-containing protein, producing MQDAVGSPLPPPHQPGQGPGADWSSAAPHAGQQHPGVHPGSAPPSRPPAPAPVYTGGVPSGPGPQAQHPPVPQHAPVPQHAPVPPAPDTTGHVRLPQGDFVPTPGPPPATGPVDPASAPLAVLLIGPAGAGKTSVAKYWADHRRVPTAHISLDDVREWVRSGFADPQSGWNDHSEAQYRLARRTCGFAARNFLANGISCILDDAVFPDRPVVGLGGWKRHVGPGLLPVVLLPGLEIVLERNAERSGNRRLPDEEVARIHGRMAGWYGSGLPIVDNSQLDVPATARVLDEVLARLLASPPKW
- a CDS encoding aminopeptidase P family protein, whose translation is MSEVYAARRARLRERCHAGGSAGALVSRAANVRYLAGAAPQGAVLLLGKREDLLVWAGPEDDRAPEGGRPDEALRVHALSATGGDPAVAAADLAAAQGADSLAVEEHHLTVARHRAIGSVAPRLRLTDLGGAVEQLRLVKDEEEIACLRIAAEITDQALGELLESILVGRTERHLALELERRLVDHGADGPAFATAVATGPHSGRRGHRPTDRRVEEGDFLSVCLGAVYRGYRCEIGRTFVIGTSPADWQIELYDLVFAAQRAGREALAPGAAYRDVDRAARQVLDSAGYADRLPELTGHGVGLEIDEDPQLAPAAMGKLDACVPVTVEPGVHLPGRGGVRIDDTLVVRPEADGGPELLTITTKELLAL
- a CDS encoding shikimate kinase, encoding MGVGKSTVGRLLAGRLDCAYRDTDDDIVAEQGRTIADIFVDEGEPAFRAVEKQAVQRALAEHDGVLALGGGSILDEDTRELLAGHRVVYLSMDVEEAVQRTGLNAARPLLAVNPRRQWRELMEARRHLYTEVADAVVATDGRTPEEVTQAVLDALELKSA